In a single window of the Campylobacter iguaniorum genome:
- a CDS encoding nitrous oxide reductase family maturation protein NosD, whose product MRKLGFLVLAFNICLANPLQDAINNANDGDVITLGAGVYEGNILINKPITIDGKDQKAIIRGNGTGDVIKITSGNVRLLNLTIENSGNSHTTIDSGITCDNASDILIEGNSLKSTLFGVNFKQCNNSKILNNKITSKPVDLGLRGDAIRLWYSHDNIVEGNYVYDSRDMVVWYSSNNIIRKNYGERGRYSLHFMYAGKSLVEENEFKQNSVGIFFMFSSGSLVRNNKVFSSTGAFGVGIGMKDTSDFVIENNILSHNARGLYLDQSPFQPGTVNVFKNNQILYNTSGIQFHATQHKSIFENNDFIGNMEVAINDTPGSKIAKNEWSNNYFDDYAGFDRDKNGIGDIAYKNFTYLDSLWQYYPNLRFFYGSSIMTILNFIARLAPFSEPELLITDSMPKTRPNHD is encoded by the coding sequence GTGAGAAAACTTGGCTTTTTAGTCCTTGCTTTTAATATTTGTCTTGCGAATCCACTTCAAGATGCGATAAATAACGCAAATGATGGTGACGTCATCACTCTTGGGGCTGGAGTATATGAGGGAAATATACTCATAAACAAGCCTATAACCATAGACGGCAAGGATCAAAAAGCAATCATCAGAGGTAACGGCACTGGTGATGTGATCAAAATCACAAGTGGAAATGTCAGGCTTTTAAATTTAACCATAGAAAATAGTGGAAACTCGCATACTACTATAGATTCTGGCATTACTTGTGATAATGCAAGTGATATTTTGATAGAGGGAAACTCGCTTAAAAGTACGCTTTTTGGAGTAAATTTCAAACAGTGTAACAACTCAAAGATATTAAACAACAAAATTACTTCAAAGCCAGTTGATCTAGGGCTTAGGGGAGATGCGATAAGGCTTTGGTATAGCCATGATAATATAGTTGAAGGCAACTACGTATATGACAGCAGAGATATGGTCGTATGGTACTCAAGCAACAACATAATTAGAAAAAATTATGGCGAGAGAGGTAGATACTCACTTCACTTTATGTACGCTGGAAAAAGTCTTGTAGAAGAAAATGAGTTTAAGCAAAATTCAGTTGGAATTTTCTTTATGTTTTCTTCTGGCTCACTTGTGAGAAATAATAAAGTTTTTAGCTCTACTGGGGCTTTTGGAGTTGGGATAGGTATGAAAGATACTAGTGATTTTGTGATCGAAAACAACATACTTTCGCACAATGCAAGGGGCTTGTATCTTGACCAGTCGCCATTTCAGCCAGGAACTGTAAATGTGTTTAAAAATAATCAAATTTTATACAACACATCTGGCATTCAGTTTCACGCAACTCAGCATAAAAGTATCTTTGAAAACAACGATTTCATAGGAAATATGGAAGTTGCTATCAATGATACCCCAGGCTCAAAAATAGCCAAAAATGAGTGGAGCAATAATTATTTTGATGATTATGCTGGATTTGATAGGGATAAAAATGGCATAGGAGATATTGCGTACAAGAACTTTACTTATCTTGATTCGCTCTGGCAATACTATCCAAATTTGAGATTTTTTTATGGAAGTTCTATCATGACTATACTAAATTTTATAGCAAGACTTGCTCCGTTTTCTGAGCCAGAACTTTTAATAACAGATTCTATGCCAAAAACAAGGCCAAACCATGACTAG
- a CDS encoding 4Fe-4S dicluster domain-containing protein, whose protein sequence is MTRRDFSIFSIATLATSVAGGFAINKFYDKKPHLRPPGSAKNFESLCIKCGQCVQVCPYHSIELLGVDDGVNIATAFIDPSKRGCYLCDLFPCVLACPSGALDHNTTSIKDVKMGVGVVVNLPSCYANLQKDVQKSDVEHLLERKTFNEREEKAKQIIADNVGKNCSLCVDSCPVSGAISLAQIDGKPAPKFSADCVGCGVCVEVCFAKVIEIAAGKSYDEIYKEN, encoded by the coding sequence ATGACTAGACGAGATTTTAGTATATTTAGCATAGCCACACTTGCCACAAGCGTCGCAGGTGGATTTGCTATAAATAAATTTTATGATAAAAAACCGCATTTAAGACCGCCAGGAAGTGCGAAAAACTTTGAGTCACTATGTATCAAATGTGGTCAATGCGTGCAAGTTTGCCCATATCATAGTATTGAGCTTTTGGGCGTTGATGATGGTGTAAATATAGCTACTGCGTTTATTGATCCAAGCAAAAGAGGGTGCTATCTTTGCGATCTATTTCCTTGTGTGCTGGCCTGTCCAAGTGGGGCACTAGATCACAACACTACAAGCATAAAAGATGTGAAAATGGGCGTTGGCGTGGTTGTGAACTTGCCAAGCTGTTATGCAAATTTACAAAAAGATGTCCAAAAAAGCGATGTCGAGCATCTTTTGGAGCGAAAAACGTTCAACGAGCGTGAAGAAAAAGCCAAACAAATCATAGCTGATAATGTTGGCAAAAACTGCTCTTTATGCGTGGATTCATGTCCGGTTTCTGGAGCGATAAGCTTAGCTCAAATAGATGGCAAACCAGCACCTAAATTTAGCGCTGATTGCGTTGGATGTGGGGTTTGTGTGGAAGTTTGCTTTGCAAAGGTTATTGAGATCGCAGCTGGCAAAAGCTATGACGAAATTTATAAGGAAAATTGA
- a CDS encoding c-type cytochrome encodes MKKLVIFSICALCFLGCSSEDKKAVQEIEQNTTTTSITVKKGDALQNTQNQWMSYDMDGQKRVKFGLGNENNETTKSIGALALTRTPLQSINKALIRGRLSNNFLIKCSACHDDYANGIIGPSLLAKTNDEIFNMINAYKTKTKANVLMADLVKKMDEKEIRALADEISKFNEQFRSKK; translated from the coding sequence ATGAAAAAACTAGTTATATTTAGTATTTGTGCTTTGTGCTTTTTGGGATGCAGTAGTGAGGATAAAAAGGCGGTTCAAGAAATAGAGCAAAATACTACCACAACCTCCATAACGGTTAAAAAAGGCGATGCCTTGCAAAACACTCAAAATCAGTGGATGAGCTATGATATGGACGGCCAAAAAAGAGTTAAATTTGGTCTTGGTAATGAGAATAACGAAACCACAAAATCAATAGGCGCTTTGGCATTAACAAGAACTCCACTTCAAAGCATAAACAAAGCTTTGATAAGAGGAAGATTAAGCAATAACTTCCTTATAAAATGCTCAGCCTGTCACGATGACTATGCAAACGGAATCATCGGTCCATCTTTGCTTGCAAAGACAAATGATGAGATATTTAACATGATAAACGCTTATAAAACAAAAACCAAAGCTAATGTTTTGATGGCGGATTTGGTCAAAAAAATGGATGAAAAAGAGATTAGAGCTTTAGCAGATGAAATAAGTAAATTTAATGAACAATTTAGGAGCAAAAAATGA
- a CDS encoding c-type cytochrome translates to MNTGKIVAGTLGGVVVLLMVYLMASGDSTPVAAKQEVAKQAATPVAQPKQEEGFQTSSELNKIKELKQSVTITNDGVSKLYLRSCAPCHGKDGKGILAPDITGKNKEAILASLHDYKADKIPNSLMKGLLTNVSDENLTQLADEIANFK, encoded by the coding sequence ATGAATACAGGAAAAATAGTTGCAGGCACACTTGGCGGAGTTGTTGTACTTTTGATGGTTTATTTGATGGCTAGCGGAGATAGCACTCCAGTAGCTGCGAAGCAAGAAGTAGCAAAACAAGCTGCGACTCCAGTAGCTCAGCCAAAGCAAGAAGAGGGCTTCCAAACTAGCAGTGAACTAAATAAAATAAAAGAGCTAAAACAAAGTGTAACGATCACAAATGACGGCGTTAGCAAGCTTTATCTAAGAAGTTGCGCTCCATGTCATGGAAAAGATGGCAAAGGAATCCTAGCTCCAGACATAACTGGCAAAAACAAAGAAGCTATTTTAGCCTCACTACATGACTATAAGGCAGATAAAATCCCAAATAGCTTAATGAAGGGACTTTTGACAAACGTAAGTGATGAGAATTTAACCCAGCTAGCTGATGAAATAGCTAACTTTAAATAA
- a CDS encoding NapH/MauN family ferredoxin-type protein, whose product MNKFEKRQTVANASFFSTFITTKENGKKVPSIRFYRYFTMILVHLLFVLSFVADVQVLEGDITGSRMIGFHLADPFITTEVVLAHHDFPVNLLIGSITILAFYVLFAGRAFCSWVCPYNFFAEFAERLNAKLIKAKIIKDREFDHRVKYIFLIAFWVLSFTSGYLVFEIVNVEGIISRFIIYGYSAAIWWVVLIFLGEVFFSRRFWCRYVCPIGTLYSLITKYRAIKISWNKEKCDHCGVCMDVCMVPKVLEMTKAKNKDASGDKFSVASGDCTLCGRCIDVCHQDALGYENRLKKLL is encoded by the coding sequence ATGAATAAATTTGAAAAACGCCAAACCGTCGCAAATGCGAGCTTTTTTAGCACATTTATAACTACAAAAGAAAATGGCAAAAAGGTGCCAAGCATTAGATTTTATAGGTATTTTACTATGATTTTGGTGCATTTGCTTTTTGTGCTTTCATTTGTCGCTGATGTGCAAGTGCTTGAGGGCGATATAACAGGCTCAAGAATGATAGGATTTCACTTAGCAGATCCATTTATCACCACTGAAGTCGTGCTAGCTCATCATGATTTTCCTGTAAATTTGCTAATTGGCTCTATAACGATACTTGCATTTTACGTACTTTTTGCTGGTAGGGCATTTTGTAGCTGGGTGTGTCCGTATAATTTTTTTGCTGAATTTGCCGAAAGACTAAATGCAAAACTAATAAAAGCCAAAATTATAAAAGATAGAGAGTTTGATCACAGGGTCAAATATATCTTTTTAATCGCATTTTGGGTACTTAGTTTTACTAGTGGATATTTGGTTTTTGAGATTGTAAATGTAGAGGGAATCATATCAAGATTTATTATTTATGGTTACAGCGCTGCTATTTGGTGGGTTGTGCTTATATTTTTGGGTGAAGTTTTCTTCTCAAGGAGATTTTGGTGTAGATATGTCTGTCCGATCGGGACTTTGTATTCACTCATCACCAAATATAGAGCCATAAAAATAAGCTGGAATAAAGAAAAATGCGACCATTGTGGGGTTTGCATGGATGTTTGTATGGTTCCTAAAGTCCTTGAGATGACAAAGGCAAAAAACAAAGACGCAAGTGGTGATAAATTTAGCGTAGCTAGTGGAGATTGCACGCTTTGTGGTAGGTGTATCGATGTATGTCACCAAGACGCTCTAGGCTATGAAAATAGATTAAAAAAACTACTATAA
- a CDS encoding ATP-binding cassette domain-containing protein: protein MIKIDSITKTFASQTVLDSVNLEIEDGQKVLIIGQNGAGKSTLMKAILGELICDTGTITINGIDPTKDRKKALEFLSFVPQTPPPLKLRVDELCEYSIKSSGSNLSDIKAYLKDLELDYDKEAKKPFYKLSGGMKQKVLIAIALARKSNTIMFDEPTANLDPEARDRFLELLNAKFKDKTIIFISHRISEVKGIVTKVVEMDLGKIVNERRIENE, encoded by the coding sequence TTGATAAAAATAGATAGTATCACTAAAACTTTTGCTAGTCAAACGGTTTTAGACAGTGTAAATTTAGAGATAGAAGACGGGCAAAAGGTTCTTATAATAGGTCAAAATGGAGCTGGAAAATCTACTCTTATGAAAGCGATTTTAGGCGAGCTTATATGCGACACGGGCACTATTACGATAAATGGAATCGACCCGACAAAAGATAGAAAAAAGGCTTTAGAGTTTTTAAGCTTCGTGCCTCAAACCCCGCCACCTCTTAAACTAAGAGTTGATGAGCTTTGTGAATATAGTATAAAATCTAGCGGGTCAAATTTAAGCGATATAAAAGCTTATCTAAAAGACCTTGAGCTTGACTATGATAAAGAGGCAAAAAAGCCATTTTATAAGCTTTCGGGCGGTATGAAACAAAAGGTTTTGATAGCCATAGCACTAGCCAGAAAATCAAATACCATAATGTTTGATGAGCCTACAGCCAACCTCGATCCAGAAGCAAGGGATAGATTTTTAGAGCTTTTGAATGCTAAATTTAAAGACAAAACAATTATCTTCATATCTCACAGGATAAGCGAAGTAAAAGGCATCGTAACTAAAGTCGTAGAAATGGATCTTGGCAAAATCGTAAATGAGCGAAGGATAGAAAATGAGTAA
- a CDS encoding ABC transporter permease yields the protein MSNLLLITKIDIKESFRSKWFLLYLLIFAGLIAVFFVTGVVDSRVAGFSGLTRMLLLFIQICIIILPIFILITTVRSISSDREAGALEYLLSFPVSLKEYYFGKALGRAFTVLLPIVLALIFSVIISIIKGVSVTWDLFFYYTGLLVVLGFVFLSFGFLISSSIKSGEFGLGVAFLFWLFLLAFLDLALIGLMMQSAINENIIYSIAIINPLQVFRIAAMSMFDPNLAVIGPAAYFILDSFGKVSFILYSLIYPIILGSFCLYFGYYLFSKRDLV from the coding sequence ATGAGTAATTTACTTTTGATAACAAAAATAGATATAAAAGAGTCTTTCCGCTCAAAATGGTTTTTGCTCTATCTGCTTATTTTTGCTGGACTTATAGCGGTGTTTTTCGTAACTGGCGTGGTCGATAGCAGAGTGGCTGGATTTAGCGGGCTTACTCGTATGCTTTTGCTTTTTATCCAAATTTGCATAATCATCTTGCCGATTTTTATCTTGATAACTACAGTTAGAAGTATTAGTTCAGATAGAGAAGCTGGGGCTTTGGAGTACCTGCTAAGCTTCCCAGTATCTTTAAAAGAATATTACTTTGGCAAGGCTTTGGGCAGAGCTTTTACTGTGCTTTTGCCTATTGTTTTAGCACTCATCTTTTCTGTGATTATATCGATCATAAAAGGCGTTAGTGTGACTTGGGATCTGTTTTTTTACTACACTGGACTTTTGGTTGTTTTAGGATTTGTCTTTTTATCTTTTGGATTTTTGATTTCTAGTAGTATCAAAAGCGGTGAGTTTGGGCTTGGGGTTGCGTTTTTGTTTTGGCTGTTTTTGCTTGCATTTTTAGATCTTGCATTAATCGGACTTATGATGCAAAGTGCTATTAATGAAAATATCATCTACTCTATTGCTATCATAAATCCGCTTCAAGTCTTTAGAATAGCAGCCATGAGTATGTTTGATCCAAATTTAGCAGTCATTGGACCAGCGGCTTACTTCATACTTGATAGTTTTGGCAAAGTTAGTTTTATATTATATTCACTTATTTATCCTATAATACTTGGAAGCTTTTGTTTATATTTTGGGTATTATCTATTTTCAAAGAGAGATTTGGTATGA
- a CDS encoding nitrous oxide reductase accessory protein NosL: protein MRNVFLCALVCAFCLGENLKDSEFFKDTNTTCPIKFIDVFNHPDWISVLEYKNGQKVLFSSVKPMFHYFYTDSYKHISPLKKMYVTDYKSKELIDAASAYYVFGSRVVSNSGDDLIPFLSLEDAKDFMAKNSGHKIMEFKDINKKLIDYLN, encoded by the coding sequence ATGAGAAATGTATTTTTATGTGCTTTGGTTTGTGCGTTTTGTTTGGGGGAAAATTTAAAAGATAGCGAGTTTTTTAAAGACACTAATACGACTTGCCCTATTAAATTTATAGACGTGTTTAATCATCCCGATTGGATATCTGTTTTGGAGTACAAAAATGGACAAAAAGTCCTTTTTAGCTCAGTTAAACCGATGTTTCACTACTTTTACACTGACTCATATAAGCACATTTCGCCACTTAAAAAGATGTATGTGACTGACTATAAGAGCAAAGAGCTGATAGACGCTGCGAGTGCTTACTATGTGTTTGGCAGTAGGGTAGTTAGTAATAGTGGAGATGATTTGATACCATTTTTAAGTCTTGAAGATGCAAAAGATTTTATGGCAAAAAACTCAGGTCATAAAATAATGGAATTTAAAGATATAAACAAAAAACTCATAGATTATCTTAATTAG
- a CDS encoding HAMP domain-containing protein — MSIFAKAVILLSISLALMGFLSFKTNQIQNAKAQLFYKEKYIQSANDLIALLINADSKNLQNRLKILEFTRSNLPENLKDYKEIYSEKITFGHVKLYENSGLYYLNLSYLDENLFLFDTTQMLGAREKTTLNLLIYADIFLLFVTFLIFIKILTPIKKLANTIEKFGKGNYSYRLKPTKSNDEIAQVIDKFNQMASDIEAMDKARIQLLTDISHELRTPISKSKIAISFLEDSKYKTILQNAVSSMDKLTDELMHIERLNSQNANFKLETLNIQTVLLQSLSQMLVFDENIEIDARDNFSFQADPNYICIAIKNLIDNALKYNDFTKSDKIFIVAKNHKLYVKNHALKLEQPLSYYTDKFTKTNELSGYGYGLSLVKRILDKHKFKLTYTYQNAQNVFCVDFSS; from the coding sequence ATGAGTATTTTTGCCAAAGCCGTTATTTTACTTAGCATTAGCCTTGCTTTGATGGGATTTTTGTCGTTTAAAACAAACCAGATCCAAAATGCAAAAGCTCAGCTGTTTTATAAAGAAAAATATATCCAAAGTGCAAACGACCTTATCGCATTACTCATAAACGCAGACTCAAAAAATCTTCAAAATCGTCTTAAAATCTTGGAATTTACTAGGTCAAATTTACCTGAAAATCTAAAAGATTATAAAGAAATTTACTCAGAGAAAATCACATTTGGACACGTTAAACTCTATGAAAACTCAGGACTTTATTATCTAAATTTAAGCTATTTAGATGAGAATTTGTTTTTGTTTGACACCACTCAAATGCTTGGAGCTAGAGAAAAAACAACTCTAAATTTACTCATATATGCCGATATTTTCTTACTTTTTGTAACGTTTTTGATATTTATCAAGATACTTACACCTATCAAAAAACTAGCAAATACAATAGAAAAATTTGGAAAAGGCAACTACTCATACAGGCTAAAACCTACAAAAAGCAATGATGAAATCGCCCAAGTCATAGATAAATTTAACCAAATGGCAAGCGATATTGAAGCTATGGATAAGGCTAGAATCCAGCTTCTAACAGACATCAGCCATGAGCTACGCACACCGATCTCAAAATCCAAAATAGCCATAAGTTTTCTTGAAGATAGCAAATACAAAACAATACTCCAAAACGCCGTCTCTAGCATGGACAAGCTCACTGATGAGCTAATGCATATAGAAAGATTAAACTCACAAAACGCAAACTTCAAACTAGAAACGCTAAATATTCAAACAGTGCTTTTACAAAGCCTCTCACAAATGCTGGTTTTTGATGAAAATATAGAGATAGACGCAAGGGATAATTTTAGCTTCCAAGCAGACCCAAACTACATCTGCATAGCTATTAAAAATTTAATCGACAACGCCTTAAAATACAATGATTTTACCAAATCAGATAAGATATTTATAGTAGCCAAAAATCACAAACTCTACGTCAAAAACCACGCCCTAAAGCTAGAGCAACCACTTAGCTACTACACAGATAAATTCACAAAAACAAACGAGCTAAGCGGCTATGGATACGGACTAAGCCTAGTCAAACGCATACTTGATAAGCATAAATTTAAGCTAACTTACACTTATCAAAACGCTCAAAATGTATTTTGCGTGGATTTTAGCTCTTGA
- a CDS encoding response regulator transcription factor, producing the protein MSKILLIEDDLEMQELLKDYLRIYEFSVSSFSDPLAAIKELEECEFTLVILDLMLPKLDGFEVCKRIRKFSQVPIIISSARGNLGDKVLAYECGADDYLAKPYEPKELIMRINAILKRAMPKATAKQIGEFSINEDACKIFYQGFQLDLTKIEYEILTLLLNNKGKILSRSTINQALQKELKDRSIDMHISNIRNKLLDDSKSPKFIKSVWGMGYEFIG; encoded by the coding sequence ATGAGTAAGATTTTGCTTATAGAAGATGACCTTGAGATGCAAGAGCTTTTAAAGGATTATTTGCGTATTTATGAGTTTAGCGTAAGTAGTTTTAGCGATCCGTTAGCAGCCATAAAAGAGCTTGAAGAGTGCGAATTTACACTTGTAATACTTGATTTGATGTTGCCTAAACTTGACGGCTTTGAAGTATGCAAAAGGATAAGAAAATTTAGCCAAGTGCCTATCATTATCTCAAGCGCAAGAGGAAATTTAGGCGATAAAGTTCTAGCTTATGAGTGCGGGGCTGATGATTATCTAGCCAAACCTTATGAGCCAAAAGAGCTGATAATGAGGATAAACGCCATCTTAAAAAGGGCGATGCCAAAGGCAACCGCCAAACAAATAGGAGAGTTTAGCATAAATGAAGACGCTTGCAAGATATTTTATCAAGGATTCCAGCTTGATCTTACCAAAATCGAGTACGAAATCCTAACACTTCTACTAAATAACAAAGGCAAAATCCTATCACGCTCCACTATCAACCAAGCCTTGCAAAAAGAGCTAAAAGACAGAAGTATCGATATGCATATAAGCAATATCAGAAACAAACTTCTCGATGACTCAAAATCCCCTAAATTTATAAAATCAGTCTGGGGAATGGGTTATGAGTTTATAGGATAG
- a CDS encoding Spy/CpxP family protein refolding chaperone, producing the protein MRIFIIFFMLFAFAFGDGHKYKHKYIYNNDLSFLDLSQNQQEEIKNILKNYSKKLKHLRELKDDIEDEKEDLFEESEFDKDKFIELQTDYEMTLLSLQAELLAQIHAVLDKKQRKQLSKNLEHWNIR; encoded by the coding sequence ATGAGAATTTTTATCATATTTTTTATGCTGTTTGCATTTGCGTTTGGCGATGGCCACAAATACAAGCACAAATATATCTACAACAACGATTTATCATTTTTGGATTTGAGCCAAAATCAGCAAGAAGAGATTAAAAATATCCTAAAAAATTATTCAAAAAAGCTAAAGCACCTTAGAGAGTTAAAAGACGATATCGAAGATGAAAAAGAGGATTTGTTTGAAGAAAGCGAGTTTGACAAGGATAAATTTATCGAGCTTCAAACAGACTATGAGATGACACTTTTATCACTTCAAGCTGAGCTTTTGGCTCAAATCCACGCTGTTTTAGACAAAAAACAAAGAAAGCAACTCTCTAAAAATTTAGAGCATTGGAACATAAGATGA
- a CDS encoding cytochrome b/b6 domain-containing protein → MDAGKNKTLIYPLASRLAHIAMIVGFGLAYLIVDFSLYMHAVLGVMFGVAVAGRILWGLFGTKYSKFSDFHFRGLFRYFSSFSSHKTAYISHNPASSIAIIIILALGVVCSLSGLMVYGIDEKSGVFANLYESYSKFSFVKDIHEISANLLLGVILVHICGALVDKLIAKNDSLNAIITGFKSTLNAGAIKPNLAQKLFCIIWIGAILTALSFSFYKQNPLLKSHYEMVDYAMQNPTFAKECGSCHFIYPPFLLTAKSWEIMMSDLENHFGDDASIDDESNSEILKYLVRNSADKTGTKISTKIAKTSKNEIAITQNAYWIKKHDKIPAKTFEQKSIKSKANCEACHKGIQNGIIQKDLIKFESIK, encoded by the coding sequence ATGGACGCTGGGAAAAATAAAACCCTCATCTACCCACTCGCTAGCAGACTAGCCCACATCGCCATGATAGTGGGCTTTGGGCTGGCTTATCTTATCGTGGATTTTTCGCTTTATATGCACGCAGTTTTGGGCGTGATGTTTGGCGTGGCAGTAGCTGGCAGGATTTTGTGGGGATTATTTGGGACGAAATACTCTAAATTTAGTGATTTTCATTTTAGGGGACTTTTTAGATATTTTAGCTCTTTTAGTAGCCACAAAACCGCCTATATATCACACAATCCAGCCTCCAGTATAGCCATCATCATTATACTAGCTCTTGGCGTTGTTTGCAGCCTTAGCGGACTTATGGTTTATGGTATTGATGAAAAATCTGGCGTGTTTGCAAATTTATACGAAAGCTACTCTAAATTTAGCTTCGTAAAAGATATCCATGAAATCAGTGCAAATTTGCTTTTGGGTGTGATTTTGGTGCATATTTGTGGAGCTTTAGTAGATAAGCTTATAGCTAAAAATGATAGTTTAAACGCTATTATAACTGGCTTTAAAAGCACTTTAAACGCTGGAGCTATCAAGCCAAATTTAGCACAAAAGCTATTTTGCATAATTTGGATAGGAGCGATTTTGACCGCTTTATCTTTCAGCTTTTATAAACAAAATCCGCTGCTTAAAAGCCATTATGAAATGGTAGATTATGCTATGCAAAACCCTACTTTTGCCAAAGAATGTGGAAGCTGTCACTTTATCTATCCACCGTTTTTGCTAACTGCAAAATCTTGGGAGATTATGATGAGTGATCTTGAAAACCACTTTGGAGATGACGCAAGCATAGATGATGAGAGCAACTCTGAGATTTTGAAATATTTAGTGCGAAACTCAGCTGATAAAACAGGTACCAAAATATCAACCAAAATCGCAAAAACAAGTAAAAATGAGATAGCTATCACGCAAAATGCGTATTGGATCAAAAAGCATGATAAAATCCCAGCCAAAACTTTTGAGCAAAAAAGTATCAAAAGCAAAGCAAACTGCGAAGCTTGTCATAAAGGCATCCAAAATGGTATAATCCAAAAAGACTTAATCAAATTTGAAAGCATCAAATGA
- a CDS encoding diheme cytochrome c: MKFFMILLVSLVSLYAKAPSLKPVDNALYTKECASCHFGYQPGLLPSQSWEYIMGSLENHYGTDASIDESDNKELLAYLVANSSQNAMNYKRSAKITKSLEKGVLYKSLTQIPYLKEKHKDIKPWMIEQKEVGSLARCAACHKGADKAYFKDKDVEIPNYGRWEK, translated from the coding sequence ATGAAATTTTTTATGATACTTTTAGTAAGTTTAGTTAGCTTGTATGCAAAAGCTCCAAGCCTAAAACCAGTCGATAATGCCCTTTATACCAAAGAGTGCGCGAGCTGTCACTTTGGCTATCAGCCTGGACTTCTTCCATCTCAGTCTTGGGAATACATCATGGGCTCTTTAGAAAACCATTATGGCACTGATGCTAGCATAGATGAAAGCGATAATAAAGAGCTTCTAGCATATTTAGTAGCAAACTCAAGCCAAAATGCTATGAATTACAAAAGAAGTGCTAAAATCACAAAATCGCTTGAAAAAGGAGTTTTGTATAAATCACTTACGCAAATTCCATACTTAAAAGAAAAGCACAAAGATATCAAACCTTGGATGATTGAGCAAAAAGAGGTAGGAAGCTTAGCAAGATGTGCGGCTTGCCACAAGGGTGCTGATAAAGCCTACTTCAAAGACAAAGACGTGGAGATACCAAACTATGGACGCTGGGAAAAATAA
- a CDS encoding DUF1924 domain-containing protein — translation MKKTVLTLCLVAGVANAMMLNPDMKNYINELKVQASKDDASFKDFDALRGEKIYFTKNAGKDAQILSCQSCHNADLSTNGTNVFTNKTLDPLSPKANASRLTNVKDVKKWLKRNFKDVFLREGTAKEKGDVLYYIMTK, via the coding sequence ATGAAAAAAACAGTTTTAACACTTTGTTTGGTAGCTGGAGTGGCAAACGCAATGATGCTAAATCCAGATATGAAAAACTACATAAACGAGCTAAAGGTACAGGCTTCAAAAGATGATGCAAGCTTCAAGGATTTTGACGCTTTAAGAGGAGAGAAAATTTACTTCACCAAAAACGCTGGCAAAGACGCTCAAATACTCTCTTGCCAAAGCTGCCACAACGCAGATCTAAGCACAAATGGCACAAACGTTTTCACAAACAAAACTCTTGATCCACTATCGCCTAAAGCAAATGCTTCAAGGCTCACAAATGTAAAAGATGTGAAAAAATGGCTAAAAAGAAACTTCAAAGATGTGTTTTTACGCGAAGGCACTGCCAAAGAAAAAGGCGATGTCCTATACTACATAATGACAAAATAA
- a CDS encoding MGMT family protein has protein sequence MSPVLNENLIYEILSIVSEIPEGSVSTYGQIAKLIGRDKNSRLVGKVLSMSQFYGKYPCHRVVNCAGRLVFGWKQQRELLQDEGIDLKDKNHVNLKKYLWDV, from the coding sequence ATGAGTCCTGTATTAAATGAAAATTTAATTTATGAAATATTATCTATTGTGAGTGAAATCCCAGAAGGTTCTGTTTCTACATACGGTCAAATCGCAAAACTTATTGGTAGAGATAAAAACTCAAGGCTTGTTGGCAAAGTTTTAAGCATGTCTCAATTTTATGGAAAATACCCTTGTCACAGAGTTGTGAATTGCGCTGGAAGACTTGTCTTTGGTTGGAAGCAACAAAGAGAATTGCTGCAAGATGAGGGTATAGATCTAAAAGATAAAAACCATGTTAATTTAAAAAAGTACCTTTGGGATGTTTAA